From Skermanella sp. TT6, a single genomic window includes:
- a CDS encoding PAS domain-containing protein, which produces MTSNPRLPAFPAEKLRALYALWSSRLDGQALPLRSSFRPEEFQPWMGNLLIVGVEGCPRRFRLRLVGTEIVYYDGADYTGRFLDEVLKPPVARVVLRQFEDCAVRGKAMAFRYRSASFRGVEAGIDKLFLPFTQDGRTVSQIFACLYASFADPHARERPTIQDYELDGSTVAFEPAEL; this is translated from the coding sequence ATGACCAGCAACCCGCGTCTCCCCGCCTTTCCTGCCGAAAAGCTCCGTGCCCTGTACGCCCTCTGGTCCTCGCGCCTCGACGGGCAGGCCCTGCCGCTGCGGTCGAGCTTCCGGCCGGAGGAGTTCCAGCCCTGGATGGGCAACCTGCTGATCGTCGGGGTGGAGGGATGTCCCCGCCGGTTCCGCCTGCGGCTGGTCGGGACCGAGATCGTCTATTACGACGGCGCGGACTATACCGGGCGATTCCTGGACGAGGTCCTGAAGCCGCCGGTCGCCCGCGTGGTGCTGCGCCAGTTCGAGGACTGCGCGGTCCGCGGCAAGGCGATGGCCTTCCGGTACCGGAGCGCCTCCTTCCGGGGCGTCGAAGCCGGCATCGACAAGCTGTTCCTGCCGTTCACGCAGGACGGGCGGACCGTTTCCCAGATCTTCGCATGCCTCTACGCGTCCTTCGCCGACCCCCATGCCCGCGAGCGGCCGACCATCCAGGACTACGAGTTGGACGGATCGACGGTGGCCTTCGAGCCGGCGGAACTCTGA